Proteins co-encoded in one Malus domestica chromosome 09, GDT2T_hap1 genomic window:
- the LOC103443375 gene encoding uncharacterized protein: protein MSRQAQALLSLLLLATCAATGLADVPPPPFLTIPSLFPPGTPSLLPPGIPGLLPPGIPGLSPPGIPSEVAKCWSSFQNIPGCASEIYTTILTGKFALGPACCKAFVEVDETCLRKLFPLFPSIPAFIKSSCAAAAPKPAGSKQ, encoded by the coding sequence ATGTCTAGACAAGCTCAAGCACTACTTTCACTACTCCTACTGGCAACATGTGCTGCAACCGGGCTGGCGGATGTGCCACCACCGCCCTTCCTGACCATCCCAAGCCTATTCCCGCCAGGGACCCCAAGCCTGCTGCCACCCGGCATTCCCGGCCTACTCCCTCCGGGGATTCCAGGGCTGTCTCCGCCGGGAATCCCGAGTGAGGTAGCAAAGTGCTGGTCTTCATTTCAGAACATTCCAGGGTGTGCATCGGAGATTTATACCACAATCTTGACTGGTAAATTTGCACTAGGCCCTGCTTGTTGCAAGGCCTTCGTCGAAGTTGATGAGACTTGCTTGCGGAAGTTGTTCCCACTGTTTCCTTCCATTCCTGCATTCATCAAGAGCAGCTGTGCTGCTGCTGCTCCTAAACCAGCTGGATCAAAGCAGTAG
- the LOC103411546 gene encoding disease resistance protein RPM1-like, with protein MAESAVKFLLDKVAPFFENDLQLLGGFREEIVYLRGELERLTAFLRVADAFEESDEEVKVWVKQVRDIAHDSEDVLDEFTLLQAHDHGKGLYSSIHKFSCCIKNMKSQYRIAAELQGINSRIRNISEVHRRLSHKFKMAEQGSGSSTADQMWGDHRGDALLLEKTDIVGIVKPIKQMVGWLVSGGSGRQVVSVAGMGGLGKTTLAKQVYDAAEVKKHFKVSAWVTVTQSLRLRELLKDMIQQLHKAIRRPVPQGTNNMNNNQLKTMIKAFLQKRRYLIVLDDVWDRDGWASLKYALPNNTCGSRVILTTRKADVASTTSKESGGRVFNLEPLPQLESWELLCKKTFQGNSCPPYLEEIGKSILRKCEGLPLAIVAVSGVLATKDKRRIDEWDMVGHSLGAEMEGNDKLKDLKKVLSLSFNDLPYYLKSCFLYLSIFPEDHLIEHMRLVRLWMAEGFIEETQGKTLEDVAEDYLNELLNRSMIQVAETTTDGRVKSFRVHDLLREIITSKIRDQNFATIAKEQNMPWPDKVRRLSMHTSLQYIQKNRSASQLRSLFMFGVTEKPLLQTIFPGGFRLLSVLDLQSAPLNVFPVEAVNLFFLKYLSLKGTRVKTIPKFIGKLQNLETLDLKHSLVTELPVEILKLQHLRHLLVYRYEFVPYGDFHSKYGHSKYGFKVLAKIGALTCLQKLCFIEANQDGGAILRELGKLIQLRRLGIVHLRKQDGKALCLSIDKLTKLCALSITSVEEDEIIDLQHISSPPLLLQRLYLRGRLETLPHWIPSLHSLVRLYLKWSRLKDNPLVFIQHLPNLVHLELSQVFEGDTLCFGAGGYKKLKHLGIDKFDELRCIEVQEGAMPFIEKLSIQRCKSLEKVPSGIEHLNKLKVLEFFDMPETLIKTLSPHEQGNDYWKVAHIPEVYFTYLRESGWEVYTLEGFNEGENFPQITSLIKSHELESRWK; from the coding sequence ATGGCAGAGAGTGCAGTAAAGTTTCTGCTCGACAAGGTTGCACCATTTTTCGAAAATGATCTGCAACTTTTGGGAGGGTTTAGGGAAGAAATCGTGTATCTGAGAGGGGAACTGGAGCGCTTGACTGCGTTTCTGAGGGTTGCTGATGCTTTTGAAGAGAGCGATGAGGAAGTCAAAGTATGGGTGAAGCAAGTAAGAGACATTGCTCATGATAGCGAAGATGTTCTGGACGAATTTACACTTCTCCAGGCACATGATCATGGGAAGGGGTTATACAGCTCCATCCATAAGTTTTCGTGTTGTATTAAGAACATGAAATCTCAATACCGAATTGCTGCTGAGTTACAAGGCATCAACTCGAGAATCAGAAACATCTCGGAGGTTCATAGGAGGCTCAGTCACAAGTTTAAAATGGCTGAACAAGGTTCAGGCTCTTCAACTGCAGATCAAATGTGGGGGGACCATCGTGGTGATGCTCTACTACTAGAGAAAACTGATATAGTTGGCATTGTCAAGCCTATAAAGCAGATGGTAGGGTGGCTTGTTAGCGGTGGTTCTGGACGACAAGTAGTTTCTGTGGCTGGCATGGGAGGACTGGGGAAGACAACCTTGGCGAAGCAAGTCTATGATGCAGCGGAAGTGAAGAAGCATTTCAAAGTAAGCGCTTGGGTCACAGTTACCCAGTCTTTGAGACTCAGGGAACTCCTCAAAGACATGATTCAACAACTCCACAAAGCCATCCGAAGGCCAGTTCCGCAAGGAACAAACAATATGAACAACAATCAATTGAAAACAATGATCAAGGCCTTCCTGCAGAAAAGGAGGTATCTAATTGTTCTCGACGATGTGTGGGACAGGGACGGATGGGCCTCTCTGAAGTATGCCTTGCCTAACAATACTTGTGGCAGTCGAGTCATACTAACTACTCGAAAAGCTGATGTAGCCTCGACAACCAGCAAAGAATCTGGAGGTAGAGTCTTTAATTTGGAGCCCTTGCCGCAGTTGGAGTCATGGGAGCTTTTATGCAAGAAGACATTCCAGGGGAACTCATGCCCTCCTTATTTAGAGGAAATCGGTAAGTCTATCTTAAGAAAGTGTGAGGGGCTGCCCCTTGCCATTGTGGCAGTCAGCGGTGTTTTGGCTACCAAAGACAAGCGCAGGATTGACGAGTGGGATATGGTTGGCCATAGCCTTGGTGCTGAAATGGAGGGCAATGACAAACTCAAGGACTTGAAAAAAGTACTTTCACTCAGCTTTAATGACTTACCTTACTATCTCAAGTCTTGCTTCTTGTACCTGAGCATCTTTCCCGAGGATCATCTAATCGAGCATATGAGACTTGTTCGGTTATGGATGGCAGAGGGTTTTATCGAAGAAACACAAGGCAAAACACTAGAAGATGTTGCAGAGGACTACCTCAATGAACTGTTGAATAGAAGCATGATTCAAGTAGCAGAGACAACAACCGATGGAAGGGTCAAAAGCTTTCGTGTTCATGATCTTCTCCGTGAGATTATCACCTCCAAGATAAGAGATCAGAACTTTGCCACAATAGCTAAAGAGCAAAACATGCCATGGCCTGATAAAGTCCGACGCCTGTCAATGCATACCTCTTTGCAATACATACAGAAAAACAGGTCCGCTTCTCAACTACGTTCTCTGTTTATGTTCGGAGTTACTGAGAAGCCACTACTGCAAACAATTTTTCCTGGAGGTTTTAGGCTTCTTAGTGTGTTGGATTTGCAAAGCGCACCTCTCAATGTTTTTCCAGTTGAAGCAGTCAACCTTTTCTTCTTGAAGTATCTAAGCTTGAAAGGTACCAGGGTGAAAACCATTCCAAAATTTATAGGGAAGCTTCAGAACTTGGAGACTTTGGATCTGAAGCATTCTCTGGTCACTGAGCTCCCAGTTGAAATTCTGAAGCTTCAACATCTGCGTCATCTTTTAGTATATCGTTATGAATTTGTACCTTACGGAGATTTTCACTCAAAATATGGCCACTCCAAATATGGCTTTAAGGTGCTTGCAAAAATAGGGGCTTTAACTTGCCTTCAAAAGCTTTGTTTCATCGAGGCAAACCAAGATGGAGGTGCCATATTAAGGGAGCTGGGGAAACTAATTCAGCTGAGACGGTTAGGAATTGTACATTTGAGGAAACAAGACGGAAAAGCTCTTTGTTTATCCATTGACAAGCTGACCAAACTTTGCGCGTTGTCCATAACTTCTGTAGAAGAGGATGAGATCATTGATCTGCAGCAcatttcttctcctcctctacTGCTTCAGCGCCTATACTTGCGAGGACGTTTGGAGACATTGCCTCACTGGATACCTTCTCTGCACAGCCTTGTCAGGTTATATCTGAAATGGAGTAGGTTAAAGGACAATCCACTTGTATTCATTCAGCATCTGCCCAACCTAGTACATCTCGAATTATCTCAGGTGTTTGAAGGAGACACATTGTGTTTCGGAGCTGGTGGATATAAGAAGCTCAAACATTTAGGCATTGATAAATTTGATGAGCTTAGATGTATAGAGGTGCAGGAGGGAGCAATGCCGTTCATTGAAAAGCTAAGTATCCAGCGCTGTAAATCGTTAGAGAAGGTGCCATCCGGGATTGAACACCTGAACAAGCTGAAGGTGCTTGAATTCTTTGATATGCCGGAAACGTTAATCAAGACACTGAGTCCACATGAACAAGGCAATGATTATTGGAAGGTTGCGCATATCCCGGAAGTTTATTTCACCTACTTGAGGGAGTCTGGGTGGGAGGTCTACACTTTAGAGGGTTTTAATGAAGGAGAAAACTTTCCTCAAATCACTTCTCTCATCAAGAGCCACGAACTTGAAAGCCGATGGAAGTAA